The Takifugu flavidus isolate HTHZ2018 chromosome 16, ASM371156v2, whole genome shotgun sequence genome contains the following window.
TGAAACAGAGAGGAATACAAATTAAAAGGTAAAGTATATGAACTGCAGGAACTGTGGAGTCTGgcagggagaaaaaaataaccaaataaGAGAATGATCTGCGGCTCTGCGCTCTTTTGGATAACAAACCGGAGCACGTCATGAAGTTCATTCTCCTGTGCGACAGGGGGCGATATGCACTCTAACAGCCCGGCTGCGACACGCCATTGATtcaaagaaggaggaggagcagaagaagaagactgCTACTATCTGATCTACAACATCGACCGCTGTTTCCACCCTCTCGTTTAAAACTAGCTGTTATCGTCACCACTTGTGATATCGTTGATAAGGTAAATTGGAGCTGTGTTCGTGCTGACTGTGCTTGGGACTAAGATGTTGCTATATCTTGTCATTATGGCTCGGTAACCACACAGATTAAGTTGAGTTAGCAGTTAACGTTCTTGTTAAACGCTGTTATTCGTTGGCTACATGGATGCAAACAGCGTGTCGGTTAAATTTGAATTACTTTTGCCTTAGCACATGAATGAATGGCACCCTGTCCTGCTCCAGAAGCTTAAATGGCAGCGTGGGTGTGGATTCCTCTCCGGTAGTGAGCTAGCTAGTGGCCTCGTGGGACAGGCTGCAAATAACCCCGAGTATTTAAGAGTCAGTCTGGAGTTTGGTGTTGCCCCCTGACATGCGGTTGTTGGCCTCGTCCTGTCAGGAACCGAATGTTCTGAAAGGCTCCTTAACAAACACGTGACTAAACCGAGCCGTCCGTCCAGGCAGTGGGACACATGGGACCAGATATGTCTTTGTTGGACTTAGAGGAAATGTGATGAGTCGGTGGCAGCATGTGCTAACAGTGAAACCGGGTCTCTTGTCAGGAAAGGTGTCCACCATGGGAAAGAAAAGTCGAGTGAAGATTCAGAAGTCGGGTTCCGCAGCCACCACTTCAGTGTCCTCAAAGGAAATGATGATCCTGGTCTCTGAACTACTGCAGAGTACGATATAGGTCCTTCcttgtatgtctgtctgtctgtcgacACCCTGCCATGCTGCTGTCTGGTGAACATAGAGGGGAATAGCTGCAAAAGTTAAAGCAAgaatgaaaacatcagcagaCTCAATTTAATTTAtgtctaaaaatgaaaaatgactgGGGCTGTTCTAAATATATCACTCTAGAGTGCAGCAGTGGCGGGCCGACTGCTGGAAAAGAGTGGGAGGAGTACCTTCAGATCAGAGGCTTGGTGGAGAAGATCCGGAAGAAACAGAGAGGTAAGAGCCATTGTTTTCGCACAATGGTCCTCTTTCTGTGTTTTAGTTTGGCTTCTGTCCAAAGCATCAATCGATCAAATAATGAAAATCAGACTCCCTGGTGCTCAGGCATGTCGGTGGAGTTTGAGGGCCGCAGAGACGACCACTTCCCACACCTGATGTCCTGGGCTCGGGATCACGGTGCATCCTGCGAAGGGTTCGTAGTGACCAACTTTGGAGCAGAGGGATACGGTCTGAGAGCCACGCGAGACATCAAGGTGAGTTCAGTTCTGCGAGGCTCAGAGCGGTGCACCCAGGGCTGAATTACCagcccacccacacacacacacacacacatacatacatacacacagtgGTTGGTTCACCTGTTGTttgctgtctgtgtctgtgcaggCAGAGGAATTGTTCCTGTGGATTCCCAGGAAGATGCTCATGACAGTGGAATCGGCTAAAAAGTCTGTGCTGGGTAAGGAGCTAGTTTGTGAGGTGGAATGGTTCTCTGGGGTGAACAGCTGAGCGGTACCTCGCCTGTCCAGAGACCCGGGACCTCCATATGTCCACTATTTCTGTAGGCTAGCACAAATGTTGGTGTAATCTCCGCCCCTCAGGTCCTTTGTACAACCAGGACAGAATCCTCCAGGCTATGGACAATGTGACTCTGGCCCTGCACCTGCTGTGTGAGCGGGCCAACCCTGCATCGTTCTGGCTGCCATATATTCGCACCCTTCCTCAGGAGTATGATACGCCTCTCTTCTACGAGCAGGACgaggtgcagctgctgcagggcacGCAGGCAGTCCAGGATGTTCTGAGCCAGTACAGAAACACTGCGCGGCAATACGCCTACTTTTACAAACTGATACAGGTGAGTGACTTTGCTGTTCTGCCAGCGAGCCAGTTCATGTGGTACCCAGACAGCCTCAGAGGACGTCCCCCTTTGACTTTAAGCAAACAACTGTAACACAAGGTTAAATGAGGAGAAAAGGTCCTGGTTTAAAAGATGGGGCCCCCTGGTGGCCCAAGATGGTACTGTTACAGGTTCTGCACAGCAGAGGACACACTGGTGGACACGGCATGAGACAAGGCCTTGGCCTCGTTTAGTCTTCTGGCTCTAAACGTGGCTCAGTGATCAGACGGGTGTGTTTAACCTCATGGTGAACTCTTCTTCTCCCCAGACTCATCCTGCGTCCAGCAAGCTGCCACTCAAGGACAGCTTTACGTTTGATGACTACAGGTGAGCGGGACAGACAGAATGAGACACTGTCCTCTTTGGGCTTTCAGAAGGATGATGCTGAACCTGAATGGAGGATGCAGCAGCCAATGCAGCTCCTGCACCCTCTACATGTGCTGACGCTGGAACTTTGAAAGATTCTCAAGAGAGCAGAGTTTTCTGCGGGCCCTCCCCGTCCCCCCAAGACGGTGAAGAAGACGGGACCACTTTTCTGACcgttctttatttttattttaatctttatttttgaaaattTATGTTGTTTGTGTATCTGACCTGTGGGACCATCCTACGGTATCAGCGTCCCCAAAGAACAGCTTGATGCACATGCAGCTCAGTCTGTGTATTGCCCAGCTTCTGTACCCAGCTGCCGTCCCCAGCTTCTGTCCTCAGCTCCTGTTGTCCCCAGCTCCTGTCGTCCCCAGCTCCCGTCCCCAGTTGTGTTCTAAATGTCACCTGGAAGGACGTTGAATTATCATCCCATCCTGCCCCTTTATAAGATTAAACGGCACAAATCACCACATTGACGACTTTAAACCCCTTGTAGAGTTTTCAATGTCCTCTCCCTTCTAACTCTGGTGTCCAATAGGTGGGCGGTGTCTTCTGTGATGACCCGGCAAAACCAGATCCCCACTGAGGATGGCAGACAGGTGACTCTGGCCTTAATCCCCCTGTGGGACATGTGTAATCACAGAAATGGACTGGTAAGGATGCATCTTGTCTCATCTCGTCCCCCCACACTAAAACCAACAGAGCCTTTTCTCATGTTGTAATGAAACACCTGTGCAGACCAAACTAagatgagggtgtgtgtgacaaaCCCCAGCACCAGCTCAGCAGGTGAAGGGAGGAGACCAGGGTGATGGTGAATGAGTCCCACGTGAGTTCCAGGTTCTGTTGGCTGAGGGAAAGGTGATCCTCCTGAccatcatccctccacctgCTGACCAAACAGGACAGCCACTTCCTAGTCAACAGGAAGTCCTTCAATCTTCTCTGCTCCAAAGCCATAGTTAACGCAGGAGAACTGAGATGTGCCTCCTGTGATAGATGACGAATATATCTGCACCCCCACCTTTGACCCTCATTAAGCCCCTCCTCTTTGCTCTTGACTTTAGGTTAAAATATGTCACCGTTCAGACGTATTTGTCATTTGATGGTTTAGATCACTTTGGcggctgtgatgtcatttccacCATGTTTTCTATCGCATGTCTGAATATTTGCATGAGACGGTTgcgatgttttttttttgaagaacaCACATTGTTGCTGCAGATCACCACTGGCTACAACCTGGAAGATGATCGCTGCGAGTGTGTAGCGCTGCAAGACTACAAGAAGAATGAACAGGTAAAGCCAGCCAGCAGGagctctgtcccctctgtccacCCTGGAAGGGACaacagagaacagcagcaggtcTGCCCTTCCGTTCCTCACCGCAGCCTCAGAGCTGAAGATCAGACATAGATGGCTAGTTGTCATGGTTATCTGGTGATATTGAGAGCAGCTCTAGGTCCAGACATCTTTCTTCTGCTCTGTCCTTTTCTCTGTTGTCCCTTGTCTCCtagcagcagctctggctgcTGTTGTTACCACCGAGTGTTGATCAGCTTTGCTGATGTCATGGGCGTTGACCTTGGTGATGTACTCTCCCTGTAGATCTACATTTTCTACGGCACAAGATCAAATGCAGAATTTGTGATCCACAACGGCTTCTTCTACCAGGAGAATGCCCACGACCAAGTGAAAATCAAGCTGGGAATCAGCAAGAGTGAGCGTCTGTACGCCATGAAAGCCGAAGTGCTGGCACGAGCAGGGATCCCAGTGTATGTGCACCTCCCCACCATAGCTAAACAGCTTCTGGCACAGCTCCACTAGCGTTGATCTCCTCACTCCTGCATTTGTCGCTGGTTCCTGTCAGCTTAAATCGTGAGGA
Protein-coding sequences here:
- the setd3 gene encoding actin-histidine N-methyltransferase; translated protein: MGKKSRVKIQKSGSAATTSVSSKEMMILVSELLQKCSSGGPTAGKEWEEYLQIRGLVEKIRKKQRGMSVEFEGRRDDHFPHLMSWARDHGASCEGFVVTNFGAEGYGLRATRDIKAEELFLWIPRKMLMTVESAKKSVLGPLYNQDRILQAMDNVTLALHLLCERANPASFWLPYIRTLPQEYDTPLFYEQDEVQLLQGTQAVQDVLSQYRNTARQYAYFYKLIQTHPASSKLPLKDSFTFDDYRWAVSSVMTRQNQIPTEDGRQVTLALIPLWDMCNHRNGLITTGYNLEDDRCECVALQDYKKNEQIYIFYGTRSNAEFVIHNGFFYQENAHDQVKIKLGISKSERLYAMKAEVLARAGIPVSSIFALYCNEQPISAQLLAFLRVFCMKEEELKDYLLGGHAINKIVTLGSMEFPVSWDNEIKLWTFLETRVALLLKAYKTTSEEDSSTLEKSELSPHSRMAIQLRLAEKWILEKALASGRAKRVHFQKQLEEGAPLPDYHESSIALLENTDAKLPIILHKLGEIQEGQEIQFEETGARVENAAYEMDPGANRLALKPEPRDPSEETNVNSAALDPLGTNSKNGQREVTRVSAGAI